Below is a genomic region from Micropterus dolomieu isolate WLL.071019.BEF.003 ecotype Adirondacks linkage group LG08, ASM2129224v1, whole genome shotgun sequence.
AAGGGAGAAGATACAACAAAAAAGTAACATCTCatcataaaataacacactgaCCATCACGCAGCTATTGCTCATGTCCAGTGAAACTGCTTCTATTCATATTCTGTATGGGATCTAGAGCTGGCGTCTGCATCTGCAGCATCATGCTGCATCATCACGCAAATATGGAACATCAGTAACATCAAACTGTTATGTCATGTTTAAGTCATTTAAAACTTGAACAGGTAAAGTCAAGAAGGATTCAATGCAGGTGAGAATCACCTGATCAGCCTTGTATTCCAACGCTTTACAACCCAATACAGTTTATGGCACATGTGAATTACTGTGTATGCAGCCTGTCTGCAGGCTGCAAGTACTAACCTTAAGGTTATGACTGACTGACACAGACTTTTTATTCTTGACCAAAATACTATTTTTGCCTTGAAAATATTGTCAAACTCTTATCAGCAACGTAGATATCATGACCAATCAGGTGGATATTGTCATTGGTCATTTTACTTGTGTTGAACAGTCTAATATGTTTGCAAAATTTTATCACTTAActataatgttaatgataaaacCTGGCGATGACACCTTTGGAAATGTCTTAAAGTGGTAATTGAAGGGACTGTGTGATTTTACTAACATTCAGGGCAAAATATGATGACAGACAACAACAGAATCTGCCTTCTTGGTCTTCGGTAGGCCTACTGTTTTAACCACATCACGGAGTCATTGTGGCATGCATGTCTTAAATCTGGGGTTGATGAAATGTCCTCTTTCCTTGAATCCAAACATACACAAAGCAGTTTATTTAGTAGCTAAATAAACTTTCACTGAATGCAACTTATAAGACTAATCTGGACATAGTAATGCCATGATAAGCcatacaaatatttttaatgctgttgtTTGGGGAAAAAAGTCAAGCTATGGGGTAAACTATCaggatattttaaaaacaaatttaaacatAGAGTACAGACCTATGGTACATACAGAGCTGCTGTTCTGTGACAGACCTGCATGACTCCACCTACGGGCCAGCACGAGTACAACAAACTCCGCATGCTGCTGGGAAATGAAGCCTAGTCACTGCAAGGGTAGCCTATTTTAAAAGGTAGCATTCATTCCCACCACAGGCTATCACGCACAGCTGGCTGCTTGCTTTCAGTGTCCTCCCGGTCTTTATTATCTTTGGGGAAATACTAAATGGAACTACACGCGATTTAATCACAGTCCAGACAAAGAATTTACAGCAGCCTATTTATACAAGCCTTTGCTataaaatataacttttttgGAGTTTTCGGTAAAATTATGGCGACCTTAATGTGTCCTTCATAGTTTTTGGTGCGTCCTACCGGTGAAAACCGCGTTGAGGTCATCAAACCACATGCGACATAGATGATCTGCACCTCTGCCTGAACCGCACAGGATGAATACTTAACCGGAAAACACGCCGTTTGATTTGTAATCGCCTACACGAGCCACGATTAACATGGTCGATCACCGGCAGTAGGCTACATAGACTGTGTGTCTATACAGACAGTAGTGTAGGCTTCAGTGTATTATAACAGGGCATGAAGCGGATTATCAGGGTAGCATTGACGCCGGAAGCCGCGCTGTTCCCGTCATTTGTCGATCAACAGCCCGTTATCGGCATATAAAGGTTGCTCACACGTGTTTATTTGTCGCATTTAACGTCCTACCTGCATAATTGAAGAGAGGATGCTGCCTCGCGAGCCTGCGGTACCgacatggtggtggtggtgatgatgaggataaGGTCTCGGGGTTTGTTGGTCTCGTGTTGCGGCGAGATTCCTGTGTGATGTGAAAGGAAATCAGACTCCTCCGGTGTCCGCCGGCTTCTCAGGACTCAGCCTCGTTGTGGAATGAGTCATCTGTGAGTGAAACAGCCTATGGCTACTTCACAGAAACGcaaacatgtgtttttgtgtagcTAAATTGTTTTGCGAAACGTGTTCTTTCAAAGTGTATTCAGCCTATGCTAATCTTATATGACAGGATGGCATAAACCAAATGACAGTCATTTAGTTTATTATAGTGGCAGCAGCCTTTTCAAAGAGGGCTGTTAGAAATGCATGGTTGTGCAATACAAGTAACAAAAACCATCACCATGTCAATACCTACAACCGTCGGAGGAGGGCAGCAGAGACCGCATTTACTCTCCAGCATAGTCAACGCAGGGGCAGTATTTCATGTTGCCATTGTTGGGGAGTTTGACCACATCCGTCCCGGTGTAACACCTGATTATTAACCCACCAAGTAACGGTTTTTATTCTGTTCAAATCTGCTTGTCACCCGCCCATGCCTTTGCTCATTAAACAGTTAGGTGTTTCCGTATAAGGAATTATGACATGATACTTGCTGCAACAAGGTTCAGTTCAAAGTCTGGTGGTGGAGCTGTCTTTAGTTTTCACATGCATTTTTGTAAGGAGGCAgtctaaaaccattttttgactCTTTCTTACAAATGACTATAAGGTCTAAACCAAACAACAGCCAAGAGCTTACCACGATATCGTAGTTTTATTAGTGTTTATATAACATATATACAATATTTGCTATAAATagcaaaaataacacacatccCAACAGAGATACCGACAGTGACACATAATGTCTACAAATTCCATTTGCACAGACACTGAAGTCTATGGTGCAAATTCATACACACTGACCCTTTGGGTCTTACAGGGCTGTTTCAATGGCCCTTAATCACTTAGTCCGCAAAGAGGACTAAATATTTAACGTATACATACatgcagattttaaaaaaatacgaCTGTCTAAACTTGTCAACTCATACAGGACAACAGACTCGTGCGCAAAACGTAAGTATATAATACTCAACCAGTACGATTTAACGATGAATTCTGGCTTCTCATCAACGGAAACGAGGCGATGAATCACTATGCATATTTACAAGTGATGCTATCTCAACATGTTGCATACATATGAAACACTTTACAGTCTTTCCACAGGCTTTTGGGAGACCCGGTCTCTACCAGGGTCTCCACATGGCAGCGCTGACAGCCTGCGGGCCTGGCTGCCCTCGGCTGGGAACTACTGCGCCGCTGCGGGACTGGCTGTCCAGtctggagctggagctggatTTTAGGCTCAGGAGTCTTTGTTGAATCTGAGGGAAAGCCCTGGTGCTCTGAGCGCAGCAGTTCATGCAGGATGGGGTGAACGTGGCTGACGTGGACTGCTGGACGAACTCCTTCACCCGCTGGCACGCGTCCTGATCCAGGCTCGTTTTGGGAAGCAGAGCGGAGACGCGCTGGAGACAGGCTGTGTAGCCTTCCTTGTAACCGGCTGTAGAATCTGAAAAGACAATTAAATGTTAGCTTCGATGTTCAAAAAGGATAAGAGCCAATTATATATACATGAATCTATCAATAAAAGCGTTAAACAAGCAGAACCATAACTCACTTTTGGTGTTAACAGGGGGGATGTCGCTGAGGAACCTCACAGTCATTTCCAGGATGTCGGCTTTCTCAAGCTTGGAGTAGCGAGTCTTCTGGagaaaatataaagcaaatGTTAAACATTTGAGCCTAAACGTTACCTTAACTTTAGTTTAtctaaaaagtatttttctgcATATGTTGAAATGCATATTATAACTTACATCTCTGCCTGTGAGGGGAATGATGAGGTTTTTCAAATGGTTCAGGCTGTCGTTGATGCGGGCGCGCCTTCTTTTTTCCATCAGAGGTTTCATAGTCTGAAAAGAATACAGAATATTTAGTATTCATTCATTGCATCAAGTGTATGACATCtcatacatgtttaagataatgaagcaaaatgcagtgACTTCGCTTACCTTTCTGAGTTCAAGAGCCTCTTTTCTTTTAGCCACAGTTAGCCTGGGACAAAAAGACTGGAGAGCTTCACAAGTCACGTTTGGAGACATTTTCAGTTTCGTCTTTGTGCCAAAGAGGTGTCCAGAACAGAGGTCGGCGAAGATGTGTGTCTAACGGTCAAGGGCTGCAGTATATATCCAGGTCCGTGGCGTCGGTTCCGTGCGTCACAGGTACGCCCCCAAGCCGACACGAAACGAATTGGATTGGCCAAGTATTCgatgaaaacaacacaaaaccatCACATATAGTAAGATAACCATCTGTCTTCAACTCTAATCTATGCATAACAACTGCAGAGCGTGTCTGCGTTATGATCCATTGACtaaatcaaacaaaatgtgCGTCAAGAAGCTGAAGAAATGCGTGCGTAAAGAAGCTTAAAATTTGGAAACCAATGCTCATTTACCAAATAACTCTATATTTACTATACTACTATATACTACATTTACATCATGCTAAATAGTACATTTAGGTTCATTATTATATAGTAGTTGGAATATGGTTAGTAAATAAACCAGTGCGTAATTAGACAGTCCTCAGAGATGGCTGGGAACTAAATGTGGGCTAGATagcattctttttttttttgtgatctTACTATGAAACATAAcatattgtaaaatgtattttcagtaTGCATTAAGATTTTATTCACGTTTCTTTATTTATAGATgtgcacacttaaaacaacagGGTGTAATACATACAATACTGGCATAGGGGTCAGGCTTGCGTGTATGGAAAAGTGTCCACAGAGATACAGACTCTTACTTCAATCTCATACCCAAGCCACGCTACTTTCAAATAGCATCTGCTCATAGATTTTGACAACAATAGTTTTGCATATGACGTTTTTATGCAGTTTCAGTCCGAGGGGGAGTCTCTACCTGTAGGCTGTATCCCCCGCTGCCTACGTCTCAGCAGGCTGGTGAGGGTTAAAAAACAGAGGATGAGTAGTGAGGCAGAATGTACTTCAATCTCATTAGCCAACTCGAAATATTAAATGAGCCTATAGggtttttttaaactgattagACGTTATAACTACTTAGAGTATTTACTGGTGGACATGGACTTGACCGCCGAATCAAACTTTGAATCACAGctttgaattatttttattttttagaaaacCATAGAGACATAACAATCCATCAAATACCACTGCACTCAGGGGAA
It encodes:
- the LOC123975819 gene encoding transcription factor HES-2-like, giving the protein MSPNVTCEALQSFCPRLTVAKRKEALELRKTMKPLMEKRRRARINDSLNHLKNLIIPLTGRDKTRYSKLEKADILEMTVRFLSDIPPVNTKNSTAGYKEGYTACLQRVSALLPKTSLDQDACQRVKEFVQQSTSATFTPSCMNCCAQSTRAFPQIQQRLLSLKSSSSSRLDSQSRSGAVVPSRGQPGPQAVSAAMWRPW